In Oryza sativa Japonica Group chromosome 2, ASM3414082v1, the following are encoded in one genomic region:
- the LOC4329303 gene encoding classical arabinogalactan protein 9 isoform X2 gives MGSTSSPSPPPPPMIGRAGNLTVFITPPSPASTPRSSRPSESPRSGFSTPATAPRTAASPSPPSPAPSPQQQRVASPPPTIPVKFSPPAAPVKVPPPPPVQVPPPQYEKASAGGKHDGSAFGFFWDAVARVQEAHASLDEYVANWFGLDQSKYQWALNDYYESTGKEVECGKAGKPKELTTSKVQKV, from the exons ATGGGGtccacctcctcgccgtccccgccgccgccgccgatgatcgGGAGGGCCGGGAACCTCACCGTCTTCatcacgccgccgtcgccggcgagcacgcCGCGCTCCTCGCGCCCGTCCGAGTCCCCTCGGTCGGGCTTCTCGACCCCGGCGACGGCCCCGCGcacggccgcctcgccgtcgccgccgtctccggctcCCTCGCCGCAGCAGCAGAGGGTGGCCAGCCCGCCGCCCACGATCCCGGTGAAGTTCTCCCCGCCTGCGGCTCCGGTGAAggtccctcctccgcctccggtgCAGGTGCCCCCGCCGCAGTACGAGAAGGCCTCCGCGGGGGGCAAGCACGACGGATCGGCGTTTGGTTTCTTCTGGGACGCCGTCGCGCGCGTGCAGGAAG CCCACGCGAGCCTCGACGAGTACGTGGCGAACTGGTTTGGGCTGGATCAATCCAAGTACCAATGGGCTCTCAACGACTACTACGAGAGCACCGGCAAG GAAGTGGAGTGTGGCAAAGCTGGCAAGCCAAAGGAGCTTACTACTAGCAAAGTGCAGAAAGTTTAG
- the LOC4329303 gene encoding classical arabinogalactan protein 9 isoform X1 yields MGSTSSPSPPPPPMIGRAGNLTVFITPPSPASTPRSSRPSESPRSGFSTPATAPRTAASPSPPSPAPSPQQQRVASPPPTIPVKFSPPAAPVKVPPPPPVQVPPPQYEKASAGGKHDGSAFGFFWDAVARVQEAHASLDEYVANWFGLDQSKYQWALNDYYESTGKELKQCPLLQHLAVRALSTCNEEVECGKAGKPKELTTSKVQKV; encoded by the exons ATGGGGtccacctcctcgccgtccccgccgccgccgccgatgatcgGGAGGGCCGGGAACCTCACCGTCTTCatcacgccgccgtcgccggcgagcacgcCGCGCTCCTCGCGCCCGTCCGAGTCCCCTCGGTCGGGCTTCTCGACCCCGGCGACGGCCCCGCGcacggccgcctcgccgtcgccgccgtctccggctcCCTCGCCGCAGCAGCAGAGGGTGGCCAGCCCGCCGCCCACGATCCCGGTGAAGTTCTCCCCGCCTGCGGCTCCGGTGAAggtccctcctccgcctccggtgCAGGTGCCCCCGCCGCAGTACGAGAAGGCCTCCGCGGGGGGCAAGCACGACGGATCGGCGTTTGGTTTCTTCTGGGACGCCGTCGCGCGCGTGCAGGAAG CCCACGCGAGCCTCGACGAGTACGTGGCGAACTGGTTTGGGCTGGATCAATCCAAGTACCAATGGGCTCTCAACGACTACTACGAGAGCACCGGCAAG GAACTCAAACAATGTCCTTTGTTGCAACACTTGGCAGTTAGAGCATTGTCAACATGTAATGAG GAAGTGGAGTGTGGCAAAGCTGGCAAGCCAAAGGAGCTTACTACTAGCAAAGTGCAGAAAGTTTAG